A window of Daucus carota subsp. sativus chromosome 2, DH1 v3.0, whole genome shotgun sequence genomic DNA:
aacaataatgttATGTTATGTAATTACTCTACTCCACAGCACTACAAGAGTCCCCGTGAGAGAACATATAATCAACAAAgctaaattatatatgataaatgttAGCTTCCCCTACTGTTTCATACTTAGGAGTACTATCGGAAACTGTAGGCCGGCAAGAACCTGTAGAGTTACAATTTGAACACGTTAACCGGACGATAAGAAATATATGTCCAACATTCTAGTTTATACTTCCACCCTGTTGGTATGTGCTTGCTTCTATCATGAGATTCCCAATCTTTGCATTGGGCCATTGCAGAATTCGTTTCTCGATAAATTTGTGGACAATTATAAAATTGCTGTAGGATGATCTTTTGCTGATAACATTATAATTGTCTTGTTATTTTTATCAACTTTAAACTTCATCTTaagttgtagtttattttatttagcaaCCCACTAGTTGTCTTATTGATTTGTTTGGTCCTTTTAACTTCTTATTCCAACAACTTATTCCGATATTTGATTTTTCCAATTACTGGgttgttaaattaaaaaattagaacaGTTCAAtcatctttataaaatttatgctCCTTTAATTTCATACGTATGCCATTATTGTAGTTCGACCGGTTAAATTAACTGCTGTAAACTCTTATAATCGTGTAGTAATCAACAAGAAACTTTTTAGGGGACATGGTGCTCCTAATACCGAAGAACCGGCGAGCAGTTTATGTTGATTGAGAAatataggtggtgtttggcaGGCCATTATAAGCCGacttctgggtttataagttataggcacttatttgtaccgtttgcgtaaaaagtcaagaagcgcttaaaagaagttaggattactagcttttgtttgAGAACTTGTGCTTATTTCCCATAGCTTTTGTTTGAGAACTTGTGCTTATTTCCCATAGCTTTTGTTTGAGAACTtgtgcttatttcccaaacagtttaatcacttataagtcttaacttgcttgggacttttacttcatttttttattttaaacaaaaagcacttattttaagtttacccaaacggccccataatgagatgaaatttttatcaacctatagtgttaaatatatatgacGCATCGGAGTAAGAATGCTTGCCGAgaagaaatttgttttcgggGAAACTGATGTATTTCAGAGGTTTCATGAACTATATATCAGCCACACGTTCTTCAGTCTTGCAACAACCTAACAGATATCTTCCTCTCCCTATTCTTGACCAAGTACCAAATGAACTAATGTTTGATACATATGTGCTTGCCTCTATCATAAAAAATGATGTTAATTGTTTTGGGCAATCGCATATTTCTTTCTCAATAAACTTGTGAAAAATTCTTAGAGAATGTTTAGTTCCTTTGCACCTATTCCTTTCAAGTGCTTGACATCCTTCCAAACCTGAGGATATATACTTTGCTTAAACAGATGAAAGAGCAAATATAGCTTGTTTTCTTGATATCCAGGTTACAAGTATAAAAACTctgatttaataattaagaATACGTTCCCTATCATTATCACAATATGTTTACACGCATAATCTCatcacactacaagaaaaaccggGTATTTTTGACCGATTATTTTTGACCGCCTTATTTTTGACCGAACGCAGTCAATTTTAAAGTCAAACCCGCATTTCACCAAGTCAAGGCTAAAATTGACCGAATAATTTTGACCGTTCTTATATTTGACCGCACGCGGTCAAAATTAGGGATCGGTCAAATTTATCCGGTCAATTTTAAATGGTGGGCTCCGTAAAAAATGGAGGGAACTTTCCCGCCAAAGTTTGATTTGATGACGTCATCAAATTTGACCGAAATCGGTCAAAAATGCATGCGGTCAATTTTATTTCCTAGGCGGGAATTTTCCCGCACAAAGtctcaaaaaaaagttaaaaataattttgactgGGTTCggtcaaattaataaaattgaccGAACGCGGTCAAATTGGGTGTGGCCAAAATCATTCCGCGCGGGGGAATTTGCCCGCCCAAAAGTTTCAGAAATAGCTGAATATTCGTTTTGACCGAAACTGGTCAGAATTATAATATTGACCGAGTTCAGTCAATTAGGTATTTTTGACCGAAGCCGGTCAGTTACAGAATAGTGACCGAAACCGGTCGATTTTATTTATTCCGCGCGCGGGAATTTGCCCGCACAAAAGTTTTAGTAAAAGCTGAATATGTGTTTTGCCTGATATTGGTCAGAATTATAAAATCGACCGAATTTAGTCAAATAAGTTATTTTGGCCGGTCGCGGTCGGTAATATAATATTGACCGAAACCGGtcgatttaatatttttgactGGCATCGGTCAATTTAACCCTTCCCAGATTGGAATACCTACTGCCAAACTCACTCACGCCGCTTTCCCTTTCCCTTTCTCAtttctcttctattctccctTTTCCACCATTTTTCTTCTTTCAtgccattatatatatatcatattcttcTCATCATCTTCTCATCAAATCATTGAGATTATCAAGTAAGTATCACAttctagtattttaattttactagtttttttctttaaataatataaattcaataCCTAATTATGATAATTACTTAGGTTAAATTGTGTTTCCTAAATTAGTGTAGAGTGTTGTTTGTGAAATTGGTATAAATGTTTAATGTTACTCATGTATGATGAAATTAGTATAGGTATGTGTATGAGTATATATTTTAGGTATGGattaattagaattttgttattttattttatttgcattTTATATTGAATTGTGTGTATATTTTGTAGATGACATCCGATCGTAGTTGGGTTGGTCATAGTCGATACAATGAGCTGAAATATATAACGGAAGAATACAAGAATGGTGTGGATAGTTTTCTTAAATTTGCTTGTGATAATCttaaagatgaagatgaaggccTTATGAGATGTCCATGTCAAAAGTGTAAAAATAGGTATTTCAAAGATCCTAGTGGTGTGAAAGTTGATTTGTATCTTCATGGGATTATGCAATGGTATACCAAGTGGGATTTACATGGGGAGAAAGATATGCCCCGAGTTGAAGTTGGAATGAGTTCCGGTcgtaatgatgatgatgatgacatgcATGATGCTCATAGCATGCTAAGAGATTTTGCAGATGCAAATAGATATTTTGAGAATTTTGAGGAGGAACCAAATGCCGATGCCAAAGAATTTTACAATATGGTGAATGATGCCTCTGAACCAATCTATCCAAATAACAAGGATTACACAAGATTGTCATTTGTAAACAAGCTACTACATTTCAAGAACAAGCATCATTGTAGTAATAATGGCTTCGATGAGTTACTTTGTCTTATTGGATCGGTGTTACCTGATGGTCACAAACTTCCCAGAAGCTATTATGAGGTGCGAAAGATGATATCGGCATTGCATATGGGATATGAAAAAATTGATGCTTGTGAAAATGATTGCATGTTATTTTACAAGGAAGACATCAACAAGACACATTGTGACATATGTTATACAAGCCGATACAAGGAACAAAAGGatccaaagaagaagaagattgcACGAAAGATCTTGCGCTACTTTCCTCTCACCCAAAGGTTGCAACGCTTGTTTATGGCTGAGAAGACAGCTGAGTGTATGAGGTGGCACCAGAACAGAGTTGTAGTTGAAGGCCAATTATCTCACCCCGCAGATGGTGATGAGTGAAAGCAGTTTGATAGTAGATTCCCGCACTTTTCAAAGGAGATTCGAAATGTTAGACTTGGCCTTTCCACTGATGGATTTGACCCATTTCGTGATGCACATGCAAGGGAATATACAGTCTGGCCTGTGGTGGTTGTTGTGTACAACCTTCCTCCATCTATGTGCACGAAGGCTCCATACATGTTCATGCCTCTTCTCATTCCTGGACCGAGTGATCCTACAAAAGATCTTCATGTTTATCTTCGACCACTGATTGATGAATTGAAATTATTGTGGCACACCGGGGTGGAAACATATGATAGATTCTCACGTACCAATTTTATGATGAAGGCGGCACTAATGTGGACAATCAGTGACTTTCCTGCACTTGCCATGCTTAGTGGATGGTCAACTAAAGGCAAGTTGTCTTGTCCAGTTTGTATCGGAGAAGTTAAAGCCACTCAACTAAAACATGGTGGTAAACCTAGCTTTTATGGCACTGCTCGATATTTCTTAGACCAAGATGATCCACTTAGAAGGAGTACAAAGTTCGGAAGAACTAAGGTACTATCAGTCACATATCGACATTCTGGAATAATAGCAAAGACAATGTGCGAGCAGATACAGTTTCCCAATCCGGGAAAGACATCTTGGAGAAAACCCAGGGATTATGGTGTGACACATAATTGGACTCACTTTTCGCCATTTTTTGAGCTCCCGTATTGGGAGACACTTA
This region includes:
- the LOC108207168 gene encoding uncharacterized protein LOC108207168, with protein sequence MTSDRSWVGHSRYNELKYITEEYKNGVDSFLKFACDNLKDEDEGLMRCPCQKCKNRYFKDPSGVKVDLYLHGIMQWYTKWDLHGEKDMPRVEVGMSSGRNDDDDDMHDAHSMLRDFADANRYFENFEEEPNADAKEFYNMVNDASEPIYPNNKDYTRLSFVNKLLHFKNKHHCSNNGFDELLCLIGSVLPDGHKLPRSYYEVRKMISALHMGYEKIDACENDCMLFYKEDINKTHCDICYTSRYKEQKDPKKKKIARKILRYFPLTQRLQRLFMAEKTAECMRWHQNRVEIRNVRLGLSTDGFDPFRDAHAREYTVWPVVVVVYNLPPSMCTKAPYMFMPLLIPGPSDPTKDLHVYLRPLIDELKLLWHTGVETYDRFSRTNFMMKAALMWTISDFPALAMLSGWSTKGKLSCPVCIGEVKATQLKHGGKPSFYGTARYFLDQDDPLRRSTKFGRTKVLSVTYRHSGIIAKTMCEQIQFPNPGKTSWRKPRDYGVTHNWTHFSPFFELPYWETLRLRHCIDVMHTEKNVFDNIFCTLINDKKKSKDNLKARRDCMELGIHRELWIKDDGTIPSAPYVQSR